One genomic segment of Thermoanaerobacterium sp. PSU-2 includes these proteins:
- a CDS encoding D-isomer specific 2-hydroxyacid dehydrogenase family protein, translating to MGVKIAIVNSSSFGRNFPEHLEKLKKFGEVDRFQFPYDMHGKELAEKLMGYSIIVASVKPYYDKEFFEHKDETLLITRHGIGYDNIDIKSAQEKGTYVTKVDGYVEREAVAESAVTLLLDVVRKVRAASLKVKDGKWSERASFMGAELRDKVIGIIGIGNIGSRVCEILRYGFNAKVIAYDPYVPSGLIRERGAEPVETLEELLKAADMISLNASLNKGNYHMLSFKQFSMMKDGVYIVDTARGELIDNEALMKALDDGKVAGVGLDVVENEPIDENHPLLKYENVVITPHISAYTRECLKGMGDKVVSDIEKVLNGQEPDGVIKL from the coding sequence ATGGGTGTGAAAATAGCGATTGTAAATTCCAGCAGTTTTGGCAGGAACTTTCCTGAGCATTTGGAGAAGTTAAAAAAGTTTGGGGAAGTTGACAGATTTCAATTTCCTTACGACATGCACGGCAAAGAACTGGCAGAGAAGCTTATGGGATATTCTATCATTGTAGCCAGCGTCAAACCTTACTACGATAAAGAGTTTTTTGAGCACAAGGATGAGACGCTGCTTATTACAAGGCATGGCATTGGGTATGATAATATCGATATAAAAAGTGCTCAAGAGAAAGGCACATACGTCACAAAAGTCGATGGGTATGTTGAAAGAGAAGCTGTAGCAGAATCGGCAGTTACATTGCTTCTTGATGTTGTTAGAAAAGTAAGAGCAGCTTCATTAAAAGTAAAAGATGGCAAGTGGAGTGAAAGAGCCAGCTTCATGGGTGCAGAGCTAAGGGACAAAGTCATAGGAATAATAGGTATTGGCAATATAGGCAGCAGAGTTTGTGAAATACTCAGGTATGGGTTTAATGCAAAAGTTATAGCTTACGACCCGTACGTGCCATCTGGTTTGATACGTGAAAGAGGTGCTGAGCCTGTAGAGACATTAGAAGAACTTTTAAAAGCAGCAGACATGATATCCTTAAATGCATCTCTTAATAAAGGCAATTACCACATGCTATCATTTAAGCAATTTTCTATGATGAAAGACGGTGTCTACATTGTAGATACAGCCAGAGGGGAGCTTATAGACAACGAGGCTTTGATGAAAGCTCTCGACGATGGAAAAGTGGCAGGTGTTGGATTAGACGTTGTAGAAAACGAGCCTATAGACGAGAATCATCCACTTTTGAAATATGAGAATGTGGTGATAACGCCTCACATATCTGCTTACACAAGAGAATGCTTAAAAGGCATGGGCGACAAAGTTGTATCAGACATAGAGAAAGTATTGAATGGTCAAGAGCCTGACGGAGTGATAAAATTATAG
- a CDS encoding tagaturonate epimerase family protein, translated as MVGNVSSVLKESGFQIYPDSLRKLGENTYIFVVKKQKEKMIGILSNDELKLKEPYFSENKKISDSLQFNVYPFTFDNYVTLNGRFHIGPTICRENASFGTGDRLGMATAAQLDALKKFNVFPILVQQSPRELVKTNRDFKDVLLKVVLGVLETGYIGHYGADADHIKDEKYLLEGIDAGYTMYTLDLSEQLFDVSGATPSEIKEKAETLSDVSRKIVEDFSGKSLNVGFGGHLVLEDELLKSAVAYETAMKFVEKVNDILKEKLNDFDLEISIDEGGKVTTLEDHLFVAEYLHRNGIDFFSIAPKFPGEFEKAIDYVGDVNEFERELKKHYDLTKLIGGYKLSLHSGSDKFSIYKVFSQTTEKNFHIKTSGTSWLQAVNLIYKSDKEFYRELYKIALSNLEESKKSYKVLIKKDDFKDEPELDNPEFMIRPEIKQLFHISFGVLLDLKGKEIKDMLYDYEEEHYKMVSDNIENHLKEIFYEK; from the coding sequence ATGGTTGGAAATGTATCATCTGTGCTTAAAGAAAGCGGGTTTCAGATATATCCAGATTCTTTAAGGAAGCTTGGTGAAAACACATATATATTTGTAGTGAAAAAGCAAAAGGAAAAAATGATCGGCATACTGTCTAATGACGAGTTGAAGCTTAAAGAACCATACTTTTCAGAGAATAAGAAAATAAGCGACAGCCTCCAATTTAATGTTTATCCTTTTACCTTCGATAACTATGTGACATTAAACGGCAGGTTTCACATAGGGCCTACTATATGCAGGGAAAATGCCTCATTTGGCACAGGTGACAGGCTTGGGATGGCGACGGCAGCACAGCTTGATGCTTTAAAAAAATTCAATGTATTCCCTATTTTGGTGCAGCAATCCCCAAGAGAGCTTGTAAAGACAAACAGGGACTTTAAAGATGTGCTTTTAAAAGTAGTGTTAGGTGTTTTGGAGACAGGATATATAGGCCATTATGGGGCTGATGCAGACCATATAAAGGATGAGAAGTACCTTTTAGAAGGCATAGATGCCGGTTACACCATGTACACGCTGGACTTAAGTGAACAGCTTTTTGATGTAAGCGGTGCTACGCCATCAGAAATCAAAGAAAAGGCAGAAACATTGTCAGATGTAAGCAGAAAGATTGTGGAAGACTTTTCAGGCAAATCTCTAAATGTGGGTTTTGGTGGTCATTTAGTCTTAGAAGACGAGCTTTTAAAGTCTGCTGTAGCCTATGAAACTGCAATGAAGTTTGTGGAGAAAGTAAATGACATCTTAAAAGAAAAACTTAACGACTTTGACCTTGAAATCTCCATCGATGAAGGCGGAAAAGTGACGACTTTGGAGGATCACCTTTTTGTAGCAGAGTATCTCCATCGGAATGGCATCGACTTTTTTAGCATTGCACCTAAATTTCCTGGGGAATTTGAAAAGGCCATTGACTACGTAGGAGATGTAAATGAATTTGAAAGAGAGCTTAAAAAACATTACGATCTTACGAAGTTAATAGGCGGTTATAAGCTTAGCTTACATTCAGGCAGCGATAAGTTTAGCATTTACAAGGTATTTAGCCAGACAACTGAGAAGAATTTTCACATAAAGACGTCTGGCACAAGTTGGCTACAGGCTGTAAATCTCATTTACAAATCTGACAAGGAGTTCTACAGAGAACTTTACAAGATAGCTTTATCAAATCTGGAAGAAAGCAAAAAATCGTACAAGGTTTTGATTAAAAAGGATGACTTTAAAGATGAACCTGAGCTTGATAATCCAGAATTTATGATTAGACCAGAGATAAAGCAGCTTTTTCACATATCCTTTGGTGTTTTGCTTGACTTAAAGGGAAAAGAGATTAAAGACATGCTTTACGATTATGAAGAAGAACATTATAAAATGGTTTCTGATAACATAGAAAACCATTTGAAAGAAATATTCTATGAAAAATAA
- a CDS encoding DeoR/GlpR family DNA-binding transcription regulator, which yields MLASTRRNKIKEILMKEKSVKVSELCEMFQVSDETIRRDLDELEKEGFIERNYGGGVLKKNIVVPPLLFRMEENIEEKEKIANKAIDAIKEGMSIFLDAGSTTYQLARYINYKGLKNITVITNGLNIAAELARNTNITLHVTGGNLKNVNYSLIGPDAVEYVKKYNADIAFLAAAGVSLEKGFTTSDIFEAEVKRSMIGSSRTSIVVVDSSKFGKDAMVSFCNIGDVDRVITSGVQNMDVIDDLKNHVVIDLAN from the coding sequence ATGCTGGCTTCCACGAGAAGAAATAAGATAAAAGAAATACTCATGAAGGAAAAATCTGTGAAAGTATCAGAGCTTTGTGAGATGTTTCAAGTGTCAGATGAGACCATAAGGCGAGACTTAGATGAGCTTGAAAAAGAAGGGTTTATAGAGAGAAACTACGGCGGTGGCGTGCTGAAGAAAAACATCGTTGTTCCTCCACTTTTATTCAGGATGGAAGAAAACATCGAAGAAAAAGAGAAGATAGCCAATAAAGCAATAGATGCGATTAAAGAGGGAATGAGCATTTTTCTTGATGCAGGGTCTACTACTTATCAGTTAGCACGGTATATTAACTACAAAGGCTTAAAGAACATCACAGTTATAACAAATGGACTTAACATAGCTGCCGAACTTGCAAGAAACACAAATATAACTTTACACGTGACAGGCGGAAATCTTAAAAACGTCAATTATTCTTTGATAGGTCCAGATGCTGTAGAGTACGTAAAAAAGTACAATGCTGACATTGCCTTCCTCGCAGCAGCAGGAGTGTCGTTAGAAAAGGGATTTACCACGTCTGATATCTTTGAGGCAGAAGTCAAAAGGTCTATGATTGGATCTTCAAGAACATCGATTGTCGTCGTCGACAGCAGTAAATTTGGCAAAGATGCTATGGTGTCATTTTGCAATATAGGTGATGTTGATAGGGTTATAACGTCAGGAGTGCAAAACATGGACGTGATAGATGATTTGAAAAATCATGTTGTAATAGATTTGGCTAATTAG
- a CDS encoding sugar phosphate isomerase/epimerase family protein, whose protein sequence is MNLGIRAHDLIGLSLERLPEEVSKLGLSSVQLALNKLFPELNIKNGSLTPGLANYICSHFRSHNIQIAVLGCYVNIIHPDLSERRLLLELFKEHLRYARDFGCSIVATETGNVHEKMGYTTDNFTEDAYNEVVKSVSELVEEAEKFGVIVGIEPGVNHPIYSPKVMRRLIDDVKSSNLQVIFDPANLLTEENYKSQKIIFEEAFRLLGDRIVAVHAKDFSMNEGKFEFVPVGEGLLDYETIFKFLKYAKPYINILMENTKGTFIQSGISYLKGKYETAIQ, encoded by the coding sequence ATGAATTTAGGAATAAGAGCACATGATCTAATAGGATTATCTTTGGAAAGACTGCCTGAAGAGGTTTCGAAATTGGGACTTTCTTCAGTTCAATTGGCTTTAAATAAATTATTTCCAGAACTTAACATTAAAAATGGAAGTCTGACACCAGGCTTGGCTAACTATATATGCAGCCATTTCAGAAGTCATAACATTCAAATCGCAGTGTTGGGCTGCTATGTAAACATCATTCATCCAGATTTAAGCGAAAGGAGGTTGTTATTGGAGCTTTTTAAAGAACATTTAAGGTATGCAAGGGATTTTGGTTGCAGCATTGTTGCTACAGAGACAGGCAATGTGCATGAGAAGATGGGATACACGACTGATAATTTCACAGAAGATGCTTACAATGAAGTGGTAAAAAGCGTATCTGAATTAGTTGAGGAAGCTGAAAAATTTGGAGTCATAGTGGGCATAGAGCCAGGTGTCAACCATCCCATATACTCTCCCAAAGTCATGAGGAGGCTTATAGATGATGTAAAGTCCAGCAATTTGCAAGTCATATTTGACCCGGCCAACCTTTTGACTGAGGAAAATTACAAAAGCCAAAAGATTATTTTTGAAGAGGCCTTTAGATTGCTTGGAGATAGGATTGTAGCAGTACATGCGAAAGATTTTTCGATGAATGAAGGAAAGTTTGAATTTGTGCCTGTAGGTGAGGGACTGCTGGATTACGAAACAATATTCAAGTTTTTAAAGTACGCAAAACCGTATATAAACATCTTGATGGAAAACACAAAAGGCACATTTATACAAAGTGGGATTTCGTATCTTAAGGGTAAATACGAGACCGCAATCCAATAA
- a CDS encoding MATE family efflux transporter produces the protein MIIKKDILKLIGPIITEQTFISSMGIINTILASRLGKEAISSIGMADSINNILIGFFSALAVGGTVVVAQYVGQKNQKAANEASKQIMYSGELITIFITILIWILRHPIVLLLFGKAEKIVFDNAILYLSISLVTYPFITAQLVAFGVLRGAGDTKTPMYINVFINVLNVILSYAFIYGIKMINLKGLGVEGAAIGIGLSRLIGAIVALYILIKGTSVVKLYDLRHYKPDMKMLRSIFNIGLPAGLESLLFSGGKLITQVFVVLFGTASIAANSIGFSVQQIFNIPGNALSIASTIVVGQDMGSGDPVAAKKSLYYMTWLASICMGILGAVSFPFARFLVSIYTTNQDVIDIAVKVVRLNLACMVLWSLSFVLPAGLKGAGDAKYTLMTSIIGMWAFRIVLGYVLGVVMKFGLVGVWIGMFTDWAVRGTLYLIRLRGTKWQKAIV, from the coding sequence ATGATTATCAAGAAAGACATACTCAAACTTATTGGACCTATAATAACGGAGCAGACGTTTATAAGCTCTATGGGAATAATAAATACCATATTGGCCAGCAGACTTGGGAAAGAGGCAATTTCATCTATCGGGATGGCTGATTCTATAAATAACATTTTAATAGGATTCTTTTCGGCTCTTGCAGTTGGTGGAACTGTCGTTGTAGCACAGTATGTGGGGCAGAAAAATCAAAAAGCGGCAAATGAAGCCAGCAAACAGATAATGTATTCAGGTGAGCTTATAACCATATTTATTACGATTCTCATATGGATTTTAAGGCATCCTATAGTGCTTTTGCTTTTTGGCAAAGCAGAAAAAATCGTATTTGACAATGCTATATTGTATTTAAGCATAAGCCTTGTAACATACCCATTTATAACAGCTCAGTTGGTAGCATTTGGGGTATTAAGAGGTGCTGGCGACACAAAGACACCTATGTATATAAACGTGTTTATAAATGTCTTAAACGTCATATTAAGTTATGCATTCATATATGGCATAAAGATGATTAATCTCAAAGGCTTAGGTGTGGAAGGTGCTGCAATAGGCATAGGATTGTCCAGACTTATTGGTGCTATAGTAGCATTGTACATCTTGATTAAGGGTACAAGTGTTGTGAAGCTTTACGATTTGCGCCATTACAAACCTGACATGAAAATGCTTAGATCTATCTTTAACATAGGACTTCCTGCCGGCCTTGAGTCGCTTCTATTTAGCGGTGGCAAATTGATAACGCAAGTATTTGTTGTGCTTTTTGGCACTGCATCAATTGCAGCAAATTCCATAGGTTTTTCTGTGCAACAGATATTCAATATTCCCGGCAACGCTTTAAGCATAGCTTCTACTATAGTCGTAGGACAGGATATGGGCAGTGGCGATCCTGTAGCCGCAAAAAAGTCCCTTTACTACATGACTTGGCTTGCCAGTATATGTATGGGTATACTTGGTGCAGTGTCGTTTCCTTTCGCAAGATTTCTTGTATCTATATACACTACAAATCAGGACGTCATAGATATCGCTGTGAAAGTCGTTAGACTTAATTTAGCTTGTATGGTTTTATGGTCATTGTCATTTGTGCTGCCTGCAGGCTTAAAAGGTGCAGGAGATGCCAAGTACACATTGATGACATCTATAATAGGCATGTGGGCCTTTAGGATAGTTTTAGGATATGTACTTGGAGTAGTGATGAAATTTGGACTTGTAGGAGTATGGATAGGCATGTTTACAGATTGGGCAGTAAGAGGGACTCTTTACCTTATAAGGCTTAGGGGTACCAAGTGGCAAAAAGCAATTGTGTAG
- a CDS encoding AEC family transporter: MRIFYYILTSDILPIFLIIFIGYVLGSKFKLDVNSFSKINFYVFVPGFIFVNIYTTKIPLDMMKVLVFAISMLLANVAIGSIIAKFRNYDKGYKNAFRNSIMFYNSGNIGLSLITLVFTTGPYLIHGKTPYANMAITAQIMVLLIQNISTNSIGFFLASSASMDFKDSMKKIFSMPTIYAIPAALLLKLLPVDLTKIPIWPAAEYIKNAFVPFALISLGAQLSYTNISFKNKEVYLSAVTRLLGGPIIAFLLIKIFGFSGVVAQALMISSSTPSAVNTALIAVEFDNCKDYASQLVMVSTLLSTITLTLVIYVSRVIFPV, encoded by the coding sequence GTGAGAATATTTTACTACATTTTGACATCTGATATTCTTCCTATATTCTTGATAATATTTATAGGATATGTCCTTGGCAGCAAGTTTAAGTTAGACGTAAATTCCTTTAGCAAGATAAATTTTTACGTCTTTGTTCCGGGATTCATATTTGTAAATATTTATACTACTAAGATACCATTAGACATGATGAAAGTGTTGGTATTTGCCATATCTATGCTTCTGGCAAATGTGGCAATCGGCAGCATCATAGCTAAGTTTAGAAACTATGACAAAGGCTATAAAAATGCCTTTAGGAATTCCATCATGTTTTACAATTCCGGCAATATAGGGCTGTCGCTTATAACACTTGTGTTTACTACGGGACCGTATTTGATACATGGAAAGACTCCTTACGCCAACATGGCGATTACCGCACAGATAATGGTGCTTTTGATACAAAACATATCTACAAACAGCATAGGATTTTTTCTGGCCAGCAGTGCGTCTATGGACTTTAAAGACAGCATGAAAAAGATATTTTCTATGCCAACAATTTACGCAATTCCAGCGGCCTTGCTTTTAAAACTGTTGCCTGTCGATTTGACAAAAATACCAATATGGCCTGCTGCTGAGTACATCAAAAATGCTTTTGTGCCTTTTGCACTTATATCTTTAGGCGCTCAACTTTCGTATACAAATATAAGCTTTAAAAACAAGGAAGTCTATTTATCAGCAGTCACAAGGCTATTGGGTGGCCCTATAATCGCATTTCTTTTAATAAAGATATTCGGCTTTTCTGGCGTTGTGGCACAGGCATTGATGATATCATCTTCTACTCCTTCCGCAGTAAACACTGCTTTAATTGCCGTAGAATTTGATAATTGCAAAGACTATGCGTCGCAGTTGGTCATGGTTTCTACACTGCTTAGCACTATCACTTTGACTTTGGTTATTTATGTGTCAAGGGTTATATTTCCAGTTTGA